A stretch of Brassica napus cultivar Da-Ae chromosome C6, Da-Ae, whole genome shotgun sequence DNA encodes these proteins:
- the LOC106345457 gene encoding small polypeptide DEVIL 20-like: MKDENSSSGICEPCTTFRKKCSHMMKKQRGKFYIIAHCIATLVCGRERDRDRYRVSI, from the coding sequence ATGAAGGATGAGAACAGCTCGAGTGGGATATGCGAGCCGTGCACGACTTTCAGAAAAAAATGTAGCCACATGATGAAGAAACAGAGAGGCAAGTTTTACATCATTGCCCATTGTATCGCCACGTTAGTCTGCGGGCGTGAGCGTGACCGCGACCGATACCGTGTTTCGATTTAG